The nucleotide sequence GATCCACGCCCGTCGCCCCAACAGCCTCACTCGCACCTGGGCCTTGCTGATCACGGCGGCCATTCTGTATATCCCCGCCAACCTGTTGCCGATCATGACCGTCAACTCCCTCGGCCAGGGCGAGCCAAGCACCATCATGGCCGGTGTGATCCAGTTGGTGCAGCACGGCATGTTCCCGATTGCGGCTGTGGTGTTCATCGCCAGCATCCTGGTGCCGACGTTCAAGCTGGTGGGCATTGGCCTGTTACTGTTCTCGGTTCAACGTCACCAACCGCTTTCCGCGCAGCAGCGCATTATCATGTACCGCTTTATCGAATTCATTGGCCGCTGGTCCATGCTGGATATCTTCGTGATCGCCATCCTGGTGGCGGTCGTAAACTTTGGGCGGCTTGCCAGCGTCGAGGCCAACCTCGGCGCTGCAGCGTTCGCCAGTGTGGTGATCTTGACGATGCTTGCCGCAGTAACTTTTGATCCCCGACTGATTTGGGATAATACGGAGTCGGACGACGACCATGAGTGATTTGCCTAAAGCTAAAACCCGCCCGGCCTCCAACTGGTCAGCCATTTGGGTTCTTCCCCTGATTGCCTTGATCATCGGCGGTTGGCTGGGGTGGCGTGCCTATTCCCAGCAGGGTATTGAGATCCAGGTGCGCTTTGAAAGCGGCGAAGGCATCCAGGCCAACAAAACCGAAGTGGTCTACAAAGGCATGTCCGTGGGTAAGGTCAAGACCCTTGCCCTTGACGACGAGGGCAATAATCGCGGGGTGATTGCCACCATCGAGATGAACAAGGATGTCGAGCAATACCTCAAGACCAACACGCGTTTCTGGCTGGTCAAGCCCAGTGTCAGCCTTGCCGGTATCACCGGCCTGGAAACCCTGGTCTCGGGTAACTACATCGCCGCCAGCCCCGGTGACGGTGAGCCCACACGCAAATTCAAGGCGCTCTCCGAAGAGCCGCCTTTGTCCGATGCCAAGCCTGGCCTGCACCTGACCATCAAGGCCGACCGCCTCGGCTCGCTCAACCGTGGCAGCCCGGTGTTCTATAAGCAGATACAGGTCGGCCAGGTCAAAAGCTACTTGCTCTCCGAGGACCAGAGCACCGTCGAGATCAAGGTCTACATCGAGCCGACCTACGCCAACCTTGTGCGCAAACACACCCGTTTCTGGAACGCCAGCGGCATCAGCATCGATGCCAATCTCTCCGGCGTGAAGGTGCGCAGCGAATCCCTCTCCAGTAT is from Pseudomonas marginalis and encodes:
- a CDS encoding paraquat-inducible protein A; the encoded protein is MRAIDAGILICTECHELNKQEPDTDEQTCTRCGALIHARRPNSLTRTWALLITAAILYIPANLLPIMTVNSLGQGEPSTIMAGVIQLVQHGMFPIAAVVFIASILVPTFKLVGIGLLLFSVQRHQPLSAQQRIIMYRFIEFIGRWSMLDIFVIAILVAVVNFGRLASVEANLGAAAFASVVILTMLAAVTFDPRLIWDNTESDDDHE